A single genomic interval of Acidobacteriota bacterium harbors:
- a CDS encoding sialidase family protein: protein MLRTALFLIATLPFCVSLAAQHAIERLPSPAGNGSAQPSLTTGPDGRVYLNWQVKEGDDVLLRFAIWNGESFAEARTITRGPDLLANWADFPSLAATSDGLLTAHWMVRRDQRYSYDVYVSRSADEGKTWTEPVLLHKDGKLAEHGFVSFIPHPDGRLGAVWLDGREMAAAEGSSGDGHGHGGSGGAMTVRYAELDSQGRPGKRQVLDARVCECCQTDAAATSAGAVAAFRDRSPEEVRDIGIAVYDDRQEAWQETSIVAPDHWKIPGCPVNGPRLDADGDRVALAWFTMGRDGVPKVKAAFSTDAGRTFSTPTVISQGLTLGRLDTLLLPDGSAVVALLEKAGKEAADPDIRLKRITPDGTLTHDLKVAPTSARRPSGFPRLALSHNHIYIAWTDLAADQVRLARLHLPE from the coding sequence ATGCTGAGAACCGCCTTGTTTCTGATCGCCACGCTGCCCTTTTGCGTCAGCCTGGCCGCCCAACATGCCATCGAACGGCTGCCGTCGCCAGCCGGCAACGGCAGCGCCCAACCCAGCCTGACCACCGGTCCTGACGGACGCGTCTACCTCAACTGGCAGGTAAAAGAAGGCGATGACGTCCTGCTGCGCTTCGCCATATGGAACGGCGAGTCCTTCGCCGAGGCCCGTACCATCACCCGCGGACCCGACCTGCTGGCCAACTGGGCCGACTTTCCTTCCCTGGCAGCGACTTCCGACGGGTTGCTGACGGCCCACTGGATGGTGCGCCGCGACCAGCGTTACTCCTACGACGTCTACGTCTCCCGCTCCGCCGATGAGGGCAAGACCTGGACCGAGCCCGTCCTGCTCCACAAGGACGGCAAGTTGGCCGAGCACGGATTCGTCAGCTTCATTCCCCACCCCGACGGACGGCTGGGCGCGGTGTGGTTGGACGGGCGCGAAATGGCGGCGGCCGAGGGCTCGTCGGGCGACGGGCATGGGCACGGCGGCTCGGGCGGAGCGATGACCGTCCGTTACGCCGAACTCGATTCTCAGGGCCGCCCTGGCAAGCGTCAGGTCTTGGACGCCCGCGTCTGCGAATGCTGCCAAACCGACGCCGCTGCGACCTCGGCAGGGGCCGTGGCTGCCTTCCGCGACCGCTCGCCCGAAGAAGTCCGCGACATCGGCATCGCGGTGTACGATGACCGCCAAGAGGCTTGGCAGGAAACCAGCATCGTGGCCCCAGACCACTGGAAGATCCCGGGATGCCCGGTCAACGGTCCCCGCCTCGACGCCGACGGCGACCGCGTGGCACTGGCTTGGTTCACCATGGGGCGGGACGGAGTACCCAAGGTCAAAGCCGCCTTCTCCACAGACGCCGGACGCACCTTCTCCACTCCCACCGTCATCAGCCAAGGCCTCACGCTCGGGCGCCTCGACACCCTGCTCCTGCCCGACGGCAGCGCCGTCGTGGCCCTGCTTGAAAAAGCCGGCAAAGAGGCCGCCGACCCCGACATCCGCCTCAAGCGCATCACCCCGGACGGCACGCTGACCCACGACCTGAAAGTCGCCCCCACCAGCGCCCGACGTCCCTCCGGCTTCCCCCGCCTCGCCCTCTCCCACAACCACATCTACATCGCCTGGACCGACCTCGCCGCCGACCAGGTCCGACTGGCCCGCCTTCACCTGCCCGAATAA